A window of Loxodonta africana isolate mLoxAfr1 chromosome 3, mLoxAfr1.hap2, whole genome shotgun sequence genomic DNA:
TTGTCTTTCAGCGTGGGGGCCACTGTGAATCCTTAGATCCCTAGGGATTCAGAAGGGTGCTGTGAGGGAGGGGTAGTCTTAGTCGAGTTTGGAGTACAGCACTTTATAGTTAACTGCTTCCTCTACAGTCTCAGCTACGCTTCTCAGAGTTGGTAGAGGGATCTTTTTAATGATGCCACTATCCAGCGTAAACCCTGAGTGACTGACCTCATGGGACTCTTTGAATAAAATCCAGTCTGTTCGGAGGCCTAGGGGCCCTACCTGACTTGGCTCCTGCCCTCCTCTGGCCACATCTCCTGCCATCCTCTCCTTGGCTTACCAAGCTCCAGTCATACTGGCCTTCTCTCTGTCCCTGGAAACCTGCCGCTCCTGCCTCTGGGCctggttccctctgcctggaaggctCTGCCCCCGTCCCTTCTTATGGCTGCTGAGGCCTCAGTTCAAATGCCCTTTCCTTAGAGGCTTTCCTTGACTACCTATCTAAAGGTACCTCCTTCTTGTCCCAGGTCTTTGTTTTTCAGTCTTCAttatctgaaattttattgttagtttaTCTCATTCATGTATTCATCAAATAGTTATTAAGCTCATAGCATGTAGCAGGCACTGATTTAGGCGCTGGGGATATGCTGGTGAACAAGACAAAGTTCTCAGCTATAGCCCCTGATAAGtaataaatacttgctgattGAATGGTTACAACAGTCTTATAAAGAAATGAGTTATTGGCCTTGTTTTTCCCATGAGGTCATGGTTTGTGCATGCTGGAGCTGAATTTAAACCTGGACCTGACTTCCCTTCCAGGGTTTCCCCTTCCCCTGCTTTCTGCCCTCACTTTgagttgttttttggtttttctcttctCCCTGGCTAGTGATCCAGCACAGAGTCACCGAGTGACAGAATGAGGCCAATGGGGAAAATTCTGGACTAGGGGACTAGAAGGTCCGCATTCAAGTCCTGcctctgctgtgtgaccttggagagTTCACCGTGCTGCTCTGAGCCTCTGATGTCACATTGCCAAAGTGGGAAGAAAGTCCTTTGGAAAGTGTGGGGCTGAACACATCAGCCACTGTGATTTCATTCTGGGGACTTCTCTAGATGACTAGTACTGTGTCCCGGGCCAGACCCCATCCCTTCAGGAACCTCTGCCTATGGCCCTGCCATCCCCACAGGTAGCCTTAGGCTCCTGTCTGGCTGCTCCATGTTTTAAGCTTCTTCCCCAGGGAATACTCATCAgccaggagggcctggtgggggcACTATGCCAAGCCTAGTCTGGTAGTCCCTCCacccaccaccatctgtcagccGGGACCCCTGCCTTAGCTCTGGCTCCTGAATATTTAGACATAGGACTTGGGGACAGGGTAGTGGTCCACCACTGGAATTGAGCATCTTCTGACCTGGTGGTCTTACTCTCTCCAGAGTAGGGCATGCACagaccctgggcctcagtttctctcaTAGTCTGGGGGATTCATGTGTCCCTACACTTCCCTTGTGGGGCGGGGTCGGTGGGTGGGCGGGATCAGTGGGAAGGTGGGAGGAGGACTGGAGAGCAGCCCCTCCCCCTTCTCTGTCTGGAGCCGGTGCTTTGCCGGGGCGGGCAGGCTTGCAGCCCCTTAGTGCTGGGTGGTGGTGAAAGCGCCACCCGGTGTTCTCGAATAGATAGGGGAACGTCTCCGAATAGATAGGGGAACGTCTCCGGTGGCACTGCAGTCATGGTGGTATTCCTGGGCCGCCACCTCCCGGCGCTTCTTGGGCTCTTTAAGAAGAAGGGTGAGTGCATGTGGCTAGAGGGGGAGAGGCGGGGAGCCCCAACACCCTTGTTTACCAGACTCTTATGTAAAATAGGGGATCAAGGCCAGGAAAGGGTAATGGGATGGGGCATGGGGTTAATAATGAGGCTAGAGTCCCCCGCTGGCCGCCTTGCCTTTGTGCCGCTTTGTTGCTGCCTTTGTCTGGGCCCTGTGTGTGCTTGCGAGGATGGGCCCAGGTGTCACTGACCTTGAAGCCTGCAGCCTCAGGTGTCATTGACCTTGAAGCCTGCAGCCTCAGAGGAGACTGCCTTCCCCCCGTGGTACCCACGCTTGACTGGGTACAGCCCAGTACCCCAGGCCAGAGAGGTAGATGGCCCCCTTCCTCAGCCAGCCTACTGTGTGGGCAGGATTGGATGTGGGGAGCAGGGAGGAAAGTTGGGGAGCTGGGTCAGTGAAATCATGTGTTTAGAGGCATGGGGGGTAGAGAAGTTTTGGAGAAAGGggcctttgcccacttctttctCCTAGGAACTGGGCTTTCAGGCCTGGACTAAGATGTCGGGGCCAGAGCTTATTGGGTTTTGGTAGGCAGAGGGGTCCCCAGTCAGCATGATCGAGGAGCCACCTCTGGAAACCCTGAGTTCAGACCTGGCTCTCCCTGACTCCAATTTGCTGGGTGATGTTAGGCAAGGCCTTTCCTCTTTCTGAGCCTGTCCCCACTTGTAAAGTAAGGGGATTGGGGGAGAAGATCTGCTGAGGGACCCCTTTGCTCTGACCTTGTAGGATAACTGCAGATTCCCTGGGGCGGAGCTCTGGCTGTTGACTAATGGGctgaggaaggagaaaaggacAGGTGTCTGAACTGAAGTCCGTTCCTGGGGCGTGGCCCTTTAAAGGGCTTGTTTTGTTCCTGCCCCTCTACAAGGTGCTGCCAAGGTCACGTGACCCTCCCGGAGCTTTTGCTTATGTTGTGGGTTCCATTTAAAGGGGAGCTGGGGTTGCTAACTGCTGACACAGCTCCCCGGCACCCAGGATTAGATGACCAGTCCCCCCATGGGCGGGGCCTGTAACTAGATTCTTTGTAATGGATCCCTGGCTCCCCTGCACCAGGGGCCATGGGCCAGGGCCTTCAGTAGAGGGGGATACCTGGCACTGTTCCCCCAGGAGAAGCTGGATCTGCCTTGGCTGGGGTCGGGGGGGCCGGGTCCTTCTTACTCCTTCCCCTGCCCATCCATCCACTAATGGGCAGCCACATGGGTGAGTAGAGGACCCAAGAGGCCATATCCCTGGTCTGTCCCTCCCTCCAGGATATTCTGGGAATCTGGTTGTAAACTCTGCTCGCCCCCACCCCTTCCAAGTTTCCCATGATGTCCTCTTCCTGGACCTGGGCCAAGGGGCTGTGTGGAAAAGATGGTCTGTTTCCTGTAAAGTGGCGCTTGGGGTCTAGAAACAGGAGAAATGTATTTGCTGTGAGCAGTGTGTTTATTAGGGGTATCTGGCATGGGGCCAAGAGTGAGGTGTTGGTACACAGCTGTGTGCATACTTGGGTACTGTTCGTGTATGTACAGAACGGGGACCGTGGGGGTTGTGTATATATGCGAGGGCTGGCTGTGCCCTATGTGGGCCCCTTGTGTGGTATAAGTACACAGATGTGTTTATACTTGGGTGCTGTTTGTTGTGCTTATATGGTGGGCCTTGTGTGCCTATATGTGGTGCCCTTTATGGGGACCCTTGGGTGATGTGGGTGCTCAGAAACATATACACTTGGGCATAGTTTGTATATGTACATGGGGGCTGCGTGTATGCCCCAGAACTGTGAGTTGTATGTGAAGGTTGGGGGCTGTGGGTATTGCATATATGTGCAGGGACTGTGTGTTGTCTGGGGTCAGTGGGTGCCCTTGTTGTGGAGCCTGTGCGTTTGGGCCCTACTTCCCTTTGTCCTCTGTCCCACTAGGCTCTGCCAAGGCTGAGAGTGACAAACGTCTAAGTGCAGGGCCCGGCCAGGGGCCAGGGTCTGTCGTGGATGAGCACCAGGACAATGTCTTCTTCCCCAGTGGGCGACCACCTCACCTGGAGGAGCTGCATACGCAGGCCCAGGAGGGGCTCCGTTCCCTACAGCACCAAGGTAACCCCTTGCCCTTCACCTCCACCAGTGCTACCTTCTCAGCTCCCTGGGGCAGGGGCTTAGCCCAATGTACTTTTCTGGTgtcttccagaaaaacagaagctgAACAAGGCTGGCTGGGACCATGGAGATACCCAGAGCATTCAGGTGAGTACTGCCCCCCAGCTCAGTCCTGACTCTGCCCTTCCCTCCCTGCTTGATCTCTGGGTCTAGTTTCCTTCTTACATCCTGAAGGGGCTAGACTAGATGACCCCTGTAGGCTAGTCCAGACAGAGCTGCTCCAGCTGATGCTCCTCAGTACTAGATGATGTtgagggggtgggaggagaggcGGGAGAAGACCTGTGAGTTAAAACTCAATGGtcagggccatataaaccagagactacatcagcccgagaccagaacaacttagatggtgcctggctgtaaccgatgactgtcctggcagggaacacaacagagaacccctgagggagcaggaaagcagtgggatgcagaccccaaattctcgtaaaaagaccagacttaatggtctgactgagactagaaggaccccggtggtcatggcccccagactttctcgtagcccaagacaggaaccatttccaaagccaactcttcagacagggattggactggacaatgggatagaaaaagatgctggtgaagaatgagcttcttggatcaagtagacacttgagactatattggcatctcctatctggaggggagatgagagggcagagggggtcagaagctgactgaatggacacgaaaacagagagtggagggaaggagtgtgctttctcattagggggagagcaattaggagtatatagcaaggtgtatataaatttttgtatgagactgacttgatttgtaaactttcacttacagcacaattaaaaaaaacaaaacaaaacaaaaaactcagtggTCAGCCTCACCCAGGCCTCTGGGGTATCCTGTGGTTTGAGCCCAAAGCCTGACCCTTTTCTTTCCCCAAAAGTCCTCCCGGACGGGGCCAGATGAAGACAGCGTCTCCTTCTGCAGCCAGACCACATCCTACACGGCTGAGAGCTCCACAGCAGAGGACGCACTCTCCATCCGCTCAGAGATGATCCAGCGCAAAGGTGTCTGCTTGCCTGCCTGCCAGGATTCTTGAGCAGGAGTAGGGTGGGGGATTCCCATACCTGAAGTTTCCCAAGGCTCTGTGATGTGATTTAGTGAATTCAGGAAACACAGTACTATGTCCTGTTGGAGATCCATGATGCACATTGACTGCAAAGCAGCATAGTCAAGAATGTGTGCTCTAAAGTCAGGAAACCTCGGTTCAAGGCCTGGTGTTGCTATTACCAgccgtgtgaccttgggcaaatcagtAACCTCCCTGAGCTTTAGTTTGATGGTCTATAAAAATGGGGTTAATAAGAGCAGTACTTACCTCATTGGAATGAGTGCCAAGTGCTGAGCATGTTGACTAacagtataaaaaccaaacccattgccactcatttctgactcatagcaacactatagaacagagctttactgccccatacagtttccaaggctgtaaatctttatggaagcagactgccacatcattctccggtggagcagctggtggatttgaaccactgcactgaccttttggttagcaaccaagtgcttaaccactgcgccactggggctcctaaCACCACAGTAGGCGCTCACTAAATGGAAATGATCATTATTGACctggtaaagaaagaaaaaaccttccTGAAAAGAAGCCTCTAGATTTGTTTATCCTAGCTTTGCCCACACCCACTTGAGTCTGGGAAGCCTTTTTTTGCAGAGCTTTTATTAATATTCCACAAAAGTAGCCATTCGCAGAATGTGCCCTGAGACCTGCTCTAACGGCTTTTctcccttggcctggcctctagGCTCCACCTTCCGACCCCATGACTCATTTCCCAAATCATCCGGAAaggcagggcggcggcggcgagaGCGGCGGAGCACCGTGCTGGGATTGCCACAGCATGTGCAGAAGGAACTTGGTGAGCCCTGGTCGGGGCCAGTGGTGGGTGAGAACCCTGACCACCCCTCTCTGTTGACCTCTGCCTCCGTCCTGTCTGTCCTAGGCCTGCAGAACAAACATGAGGGACCAGGTACTCCTCGGCCTCCTGGCCCCCGGGATGCTGTACGCATCCCCACAGTGGATGGCCGCTCGGCAGGCCTGGCCTCAGGGACGGGGGTCCGGGTGTCCCTGCAGGCGCTGGAGGTGGAGGCAGACACCAGTGCCGAGGCAGAGGCCATGCTGCAGCACCACATTGACCGTGTCTACCGGGATGATACCTTCATTGGCCGGTCCACGGGGGCCCGGGCCCCGCCACTGAACCGGCCCATGTCCCTGGCAGTGCCTGGGCTGACAGGAGGGGCGGGGCCTCCAGAGCCCCTAAGCCCAGCCATGTCCATCTCGCCCCAGGCCACCTACCTATCGAAGCTGATCCCACACGCAGTGTTGCCACCCACAGTGGATGTGGTGGCCCTGGGCCGCTGCAGCCTGCGCACACTGAGCCGCTGCAGCCTGCTCTCGGCCAGCCCAGCCTCCATCCGCTCGCTGGGCCGCTTCTCCTCAGCCTCGAGTCCACGGCCCCGCAGCCGCCACCCGTCCTCCTCCAGTGACACCTGGAGCCACTCTCAGTCCTCTGAGACCATTGTGTCTGATGGCTCCACTCTTTCCTCTAAGGGTGGCTCTGAGGGCCGGCCAGAGGGCTCTGTGGCTAGTACTAGTGTGACAGCCCCTCCCCAGGGGGGCAGTGGGAGGGGTTCTCCCAGTGGGGGCAGCACTGCTGAGGCCTCAGACACAGGCAGCATTCGGAGCAGTGGGCAGTTGTCTGGCCGGAGCGTGTCCCTGCGTAAGCTGAAGCGGCCCCCTCTACCCCCCCGCCGGACCTACTCACTCCATCAGCGGGGCTCAGCAGCCCCTGATGGGCCCTTGGGGTTGCCGCCCAAGCCTGAGAGGAAGCAGCAGCCACAGCTGCCTCGGCCTCCCACCACTGGTGGCTCAGAAGGGGTGGGGGCGGCACCCTGTCCACCCAGCTCAGCAGGCAGCTGGGTGCCTGGCTTATCTCCGGGTGGCTCCCGGCGTCCCCCACGCTCCCCAGAACGGACACTGTCACCCTCCAGTGGCTATTCAAGCCAAAGTGGTACCCCTACCCTTCCTCCCAAGGGTCTGACAGGTGCCCCCGCTTCCCCAGGCAAGGCCCAGCCCCCTAAGCCAGAGCGGGTCACTTCCCTGCGATCTCCTGGGGTCTCCGTCTCCTCCTCCCTCACTTCTTTGTGTTCCTCCTCCTCCGACCCAGTCCCCTCAGACCGATCTAGTTCACAGATGGTGACCACCCTGGGTGACAGGTTCGTCATACCTCCTCACCCCAAGGTGACTgcccccttctccccacccccctcTAAGCCCAAGAGCCCTAACCAGGCTGCTTCCATTCTGGCTCCTGGGCCTGTCTCTACCACTGATGCCAGTCCTGAGTCCCCTCCCATTCCCCAGACATCTCTGACCACACCACAGGAGTCTTCTGTGGCCTCCAAAGACCAGTCACCCCCACCATCCCCACCCCCATCTTATCAtccacccccaccacccactAAGAAGCCAGAGGTAGTTGGGGAGGCTCTCTCTGCCCCTGAGACTACTGAGGAGCCCCTCCAAGACCCCAGCtggcccccacccccgccacctgCACCTGAGGAGCAGGACCTGTCCATGGCTGACTTTCCCCCACCTGAGGAGGCTTTTTTCTCTCTGGCTGGCACTGAGCCTGCAGGCCCTTCAGAACCCTCAGAGCCTGCCAGCTCCCTGGCCGCTTTGCCCCCCTCAGCCACTATCTCTTCCCAGAGCCAGACTCACGGTACCCCAGAGCCTCCAGCTCCCCCAGCCCCACCTCCTGCTAGCTCTGCCCCAGGGCTTCTGGCCAAGCTTCCTCAGAAGGAACCGGTGGGCTGCAGCAAGAGCAGTGGGGCTTCCAGGGAGGACTCTGGTGCACCCCTGGTCACGCCCTCGCTCCTGCAGATGGTGCGGCTGCGCTCTGTGGGTGTACCCATAGGGGTTCCAACTCCAGCGTTGGGGCCATCGGCCCCCCAGAAGCCACTACGAAGGGCCCTGTCTGGGCGGGCCAGCCCGGggtctgctccctcagggctccaTGCTGCTGTCCGGCTCAAGGCCTCTAGTCTGGCTGCCAGTGAGGGCCTCGTAGGTACCCAGCCCAGTGGACCACCTGAAGCTGAGCCACGGCCTCCCCAGTCCCCTGCCTCTACAGCCAGCTTCATCTTCTCCAAGGGCACTAAGAAGCTGCAGCTGGAGAGGCCTGTGTCACCTGAGACCCAGGCTGACCTCCAGCGGAATCTGGTAGCCGAACTTCGGAGCATCTCGGAGCAGCGGCCGTCCCAGACCTCAAAGAAGCCACCTAAGGCTCCCCCTCCTGTGGCCCGCAAGCCCTCTGTGGGAGTTGCCCCACCCGCCTCCCCTAGCTTTCCTAGGGCCGAGCCCCTTAGTGCTCCTCCCACCAATGGGTTCCTTCATGCTGAGAACAGGACTAAAGGGGAGCTGGCAGAGAATGGAGGCCTTGTGCAGCTGGTGGGCCCAGAGGAACGGAAGCAGGGCCTCCCTGGCTCAGGTACAGTGGGCAGTGGTGGGGTGTGGGTCCCCTTACTGCAGATGGGAAATAAGTATCTGAAGGCCCACCATTTAGGGATTTGCTTCTTGGATCTTTAAGACTTGTCTGGTGTTAGGATGCCTGGGAAGGGTGAACTATCACGCTTGATGAGCTACAGTGAAGGAGCATGATATGTGGGCACTTTGGGGAGTCAGACCTACTTAGTTTGAATTCCAGCGTTGCCACTTTATTGGCCTGTCCTAGCTTTGTGTTCCTCATTGCAAAGTGTGGGGCCATGATACCTACATCACAATGCTTTTGGTCAGAGTGAAGTGTCAAGTGTCTAGCCCAGTGCTGCTGGCATGGTTGTCGTGCTCAGTTAAATTGAGGGGGTAGGAAAAGGGGGGTGAAGATCTGCAATGAGCCAGAGCCAAGTTGGGAGGCCCCCTCAGTGTGCTTTATTTTTCCCCACAGACCCACAGAAGGAGCTGGTTTGACACCTCACTGGCACTGCTGACCCATCCCAGGAACACAATCTCTCAGGGACCTGAGCAGCTCCAAGGATGAGAGGAATCGGCAGACGCAACCTAACAGAGAGGAAGCCTGCAGCCTTAACCTCCATGGCCTTTGATATTTATGCAAGCCTGATGTTGATCCCTGTCCTCCAAGTCACCCACTTCTCATGCCTGTTCCCAAATGGATTCACCTCTGGCAGTTGCCACTTCAGTCTTGGCCTTATCCTCATCTGGAAAGAGGTAGCTGGTAGGAGTAGGTGGCTGCGCCCCCTGCTGGCCCCAAGGCCACAGAATTCGGACTAAAACACCTtgcttgaggttttttttttttccattttttcctgtCTGAATGAGCTCAGAGTCATGCACATACTGTAGTTCAGAATCAGAGCACTTTTGAGAAGTGGCTGCATGTCCATCCTCCAGACCCCATGAAGCCCCATTCCAGAGCCCTGTTTACATGGCAGCAGCATCCATCCTTGTGGTCAGTCCATAGTTGTGACTaatctctcccctccccctcatCCAGTTGGCTCCTTTCCTTAGTTCTTGGAGGTGGGCTAGTCACTGTATTCCCCCAAGCTTCCCCAGGctgagggcaggggcaggggcgggCTGTGGAATTCCAAAGCACAAAAGGTGCAGGAGAGGTTAACCTTCCTGTGCCTCAACTCATCACCAACCACCCTCCTGActtcagatctgccaggtgctccatgCAGGGGACAAGGGGCCTGCCAGGGTCCACAGGGGTAGAGGGAGGAAAGACCAGAGGGGAGGTATACACAGGCTCTGTCTATCTTCAGAGAACAGAGTAGGGCATCATCTCAGTGGGTGCTTGGCAATGCTGAGTATCTGCACCTTGTTCCACTTGAACAGGCTGGCTGATGATGGGTGGGCACAAGACTCAGAAGCAGGAGCCCACGGGCTGTGGCAGGGCTGTGCCCCTTTCAGCTCA
This region includes:
- the NHSL3 gene encoding NHS-like protein 3 isoform X3, producing MVVFLGRHLPALLGLFKKKGSAKAESDKRLSAGPGQGPGSVVDEHQDNVFFPSGRPPHLEELHTQAQEGLRSLQHQEKQKLNKAGWDHGDTQSIQSSRTGPDEDSVSFCSQTTSYTAESSTAEDALSIRSEMIQRKGSTFRPHDSFPKSSGKAGRRRRERRSTVLGLPQHVQKELGLQNKHEGPGTPRPPGPRDAVRIPTVDGRSAGLASGTGVRVSLQALEVEADTSAEAEAMLQHHIDRVYRDDTFIGRSTGARAPPLNRPMSLAVPGLTGGAGPPEPLSPAMSISPQATYLSKLIPHAVLPPTVDVVALGRCSLRTLSRCSLLSASPASIRSLGRFSSASSPRPRSRHPSSSSDTWSHSQSSETIVSDGSTLSSKGGSEGRPEGSVASTSVTAPPQGGSGRGSPSGGSTAEASDTGSIRSSGQLSGRSVSLRKLKRPPLPPRRTYSLHQRGSAAPDGPLGLPPKPERKQQPQLPRPPTTGGSEGVGAAPCPPSSAGSWVPGLSPGGSRRPPRSPERTLSPSSGYSSQSGTPTLPPKGLTGAPASPGKAQPPKPERVTSLRSPGVSVSSSLTSLCSSSSDPVPSDRSSSQMVTTLGDRFVIPPHPKVTAPFSPPPSKPKSPNQAASILAPGPVSTTDASPESPPIPQTSLTTPQESSVASKDQSPPPSPPPSYHPPPPPTKKPEVVGEALSAPETTEEPLQDPSWPPPPPPAPEEQDLSMADFPPPEEAFFSLAGTEPAGPSEPSEPASSLAALPPSATISSQSQTHGTPEPPAPPAPPPASSAPGLLAKLPQKEPVGCSKSSGASREDSGAPLVTPSLLQMVRLRSVGVPIGVPTPALGPSAPQKPLRRALSGRASPGSAPSGLHAAVRLKASSLAASEGLVGTQPSGPPEAEPRPPQSPASTASFIFSKGTKKLQLERPVSPETQADLQRNLVAELRSISEQRPSQTSKKPPKAPPPVARKPSVGVAPPASPSFPRAEPLSAPPTNGFLHAENRTKGELAENGGLVQLVGPEERKQGLPGSGTVGSGGVWVPLLQMGNKYLKAHHLGICFLDL
- the NHSL3 gene encoding NHS-like protein 3 isoform X2 encodes the protein MAARAPPAAPAAEEPGGPDGPLRRKKSRSGPSGLRRAFSWLRGKKRKKKAAGAEGAEPAAPRAKKADDKAKKTKGKGRGSAKAESDKRLSAGPGQGPGSVVDEHQDNVFFPSGRPPHLEELHTQAQEGLRSLQHQEKQKLNKAGWDHGDTQSIQSSRTGPDEDSVSFCSQTTSYTAESSTAEDALSIRSEMIQRKGSTFRPHDSFPKSSGKAGRRRRERRSTVLGLPQHVQKELGLQNKHEGPGTPRPPGPRDAVRIPTVDGRSAGLASGTGVRVSLQALEVEADTSAEAEAMLQHHIDRVYRDDTFIGRSTGARAPPLNRPMSLAVPGLTGGAGPPEPLSPAMSISPQATYLSKLIPHAVLPPTVDVVALGRCSLRTLSRCSLLSASPASIRSLGRFSSASSPRPRSRHPSSSSDTWSHSQSSETIVSDGSTLSSKGGSEGRPEGSVASTSVTAPPQGGSGRGSPSGGSTAEASDTGSIRSSGQLSGRSVSLRKLKRPPLPPRRTYSLHQRGSAAPDGPLGLPPKPERKQQPQLPRPPTTGGSEGVGAAPCPPSSAGSWVPGLSPGGSRRPPRSPERTLSPSSGYSSQSGTPTLPPKGLTGAPASPGKAQPPKPERVTSLRSPGVSVSSSLTSLCSSSSDPVPSDRSSSQMVTTLGDRFVIPPHPKVTAPFSPPPSKPKSPNQAASILAPGPVSTTDASPESPPIPQTSLTTPQESSVASKDQSPPPSPPPSYHPPPPPTKKPEVVGEALSAPETTEEPLQDPSWPPPPPPAPEEQDLSMADFPPPEEAFFSLAGTEPAGPSEPSEPASSLAALPPSATISSQSQTHGTPEPPAPPAPPPASSAPGLLAKLPQKEPVGCSKSSGASREDSGAPLVTPSLLQMVRLRSVGVPIGVPTPALGPSAPQKPLRRALSGRASPGSAPSGLHAAVRLKASSLAASEGLVGTQPSGPPEAEPRPPQSPASTASFIFSKGTKKLQLERPVSPETQADLQRNLVAELRSISEQRPSQTSKKPPKAPPPVARKPSVGVAPPASPSFPRAEPLSAPPTNGFLHAENRTKGELAENGGLVQLVGPEERKQGLPGSDPQKELV
- the NHSL3 gene encoding NHS-like protein 3 isoform X1 is translated as MAARAPPAAPAAEEPGGPDGPLRRKKSRSGPSGLRRAFSWLRGKKRKKKAAGAEGAEPAAPRAKKADDKAKKTKGKGRGSAKAESDKRLSAGPGQGPGSVVDEHQDNVFFPSGRPPHLEELHTQAQEGLRSLQHQEKQKLNKAGWDHGDTQSIQSSRTGPDEDSVSFCSQTTSYTAESSTAEDALSIRSEMIQRKGSTFRPHDSFPKSSGKAGRRRRERRSTVLGLPQHVQKELGLQNKHEGPGTPRPPGPRDAVRIPTVDGRSAGLASGTGVRVSLQALEVEADTSAEAEAMLQHHIDRVYRDDTFIGRSTGARAPPLNRPMSLAVPGLTGGAGPPEPLSPAMSISPQATYLSKLIPHAVLPPTVDVVALGRCSLRTLSRCSLLSASPASIRSLGRFSSASSPRPRSRHPSSSSDTWSHSQSSETIVSDGSTLSSKGGSEGRPEGSVASTSVTAPPQGGSGRGSPSGGSTAEASDTGSIRSSGQLSGRSVSLRKLKRPPLPPRRTYSLHQRGSAAPDGPLGLPPKPERKQQPQLPRPPTTGGSEGVGAAPCPPSSAGSWVPGLSPGGSRRPPRSPERTLSPSSGYSSQSGTPTLPPKGLTGAPASPGKAQPPKPERVTSLRSPGVSVSSSLTSLCSSSSDPVPSDRSSSQMVTTLGDRFVIPPHPKVTAPFSPPPSKPKSPNQAASILAPGPVSTTDASPESPPIPQTSLTTPQESSVASKDQSPPPSPPPSYHPPPPPTKKPEVVGEALSAPETTEEPLQDPSWPPPPPPAPEEQDLSMADFPPPEEAFFSLAGTEPAGPSEPSEPASSLAALPPSATISSQSQTHGTPEPPAPPAPPPASSAPGLLAKLPQKEPVGCSKSSGASREDSGAPLVTPSLLQMVRLRSVGVPIGVPTPALGPSAPQKPLRRALSGRASPGSAPSGLHAAVRLKASSLAASEGLVGTQPSGPPEAEPRPPQSPASTASFIFSKGTKKLQLERPVSPETQADLQRNLVAELRSISEQRPSQTSKKPPKAPPPVARKPSVGVAPPASPSFPRAEPLSAPPTNGFLHAENRTKGELAENGGLVQLVGPEERKQGLPGSGTVGSGGVWVPLLQMGNKYLKAHHLGICFLDL